DNA from Triticum aestivum cultivar Chinese Spring chromosome 7D, IWGSC CS RefSeq v2.1, whole genome shotgun sequence:
AGGGCACCATCTCTCCACTCCGACCCATGTCCGGGTGAAAGCCCAAGATCCGATGCGGATCGGGCGTCGGCGGTGCCCCGTGCACCGCAACCTTCCTGGAGgcgatgccaaggacattgggatcGGATGGAAGGGTCTGCAGGTGAGGGGTGGGGATGTGCTGCCTCCCtttcggtggagcggtgtttctttctatatattcttggcggcggctcttggcggcatggagcagcggaggcttggcgtcagatgtgtggtgacggacacgcgcaagaggtcgacgctgtctggcgtcgtggtggcgtcggcggcagcgagaccgggcaaggccgatgcaacagtacagctctgaagatggatatgtggcaggtggctgtggcggcctcatacccggcaggcgtcctggttgaggagcacgccagactggtgggtgcccatacccggcaggcgtcctggttgggacctcaggtcttagatgttaggtttggctgcgaggtctgtttggtattaagcccagaccatcagcgccccttcatcagttagataggagtagcgacagaggttgcgaagatggtggctttggtcttactgttgtacgactttgtaaggtcttgtgttaataattaataaattggccgtatgcatcgtccagatacagaggccggggtattcctctttttctaaaaaaacagTGCTCGAATAGCAAGGGTTAATTAACGGTGTGATTAATGATTAACTAGGTGGTGGATCGGGTTAATTTCCCCATCATCCTCACCAACCTAGACAACCATTTGCCAAGAGAGGGCAACCACAATCAACACATGGCTTGAGTGCTTTTAGAGGGCTGGCTATGATGAAGTATGGTCCATGGGATTGGGATGATCTCCAGTGCTTTTCCGAGCGTGAACCGGAGAGATGTGGCGTGGATCCCAGCTTCCAAGCGAGCCATGGCAAAAAGGAAGGGCAGACGCATGTGAGCGAGAAAGGTTTGCCTAGATCTTCTTGTCCCCATCAGCTAGCACCACTGGGATGGCTAAGCAACGGGCAATTTTACTTTCCTTTCGCTGCTAGTAGAGTAGTACACACACGAGACACGACGTACCACTACTATTCTTCTTCTTGTGTTGTGTCTAGGGGTTTCTTCTCCTGTTGATGGGCCTTTTCGTTTTTCCACTGCCCCATTCACGCAAAGCTTTCGGTACGCACACGTCTCGGTCCTCTCCTCTGCACAAACACCCACCCGACCTAATAATTGAGGTGATTTCCGTCTAGCTCTCTCTACTGGCCTACCGTGGGCGTGGAGCATTAGCAAAAGGAGTTTCGGTCAAAACGTGTGTGTTTGATTTGATAACAACACCATAGAATATTTCAAGACTTGTGCAGGTCATGTATATGTGTGTGTAaaagatgatgatacttgtttcaAAAAAGATTTAAAGACGATGATAGGTCTGAAGGAAGCTAACTCCATTTCGTTTCCAAGTGAAAAAGAGGTGTACCCTGGCGTTCTCCTAGCTTGTTTTGTCAGGCACAAAAGACTTGATTTCCGCTTGTCAGCGACCTATGATTTCTGTACAGTAGTCCTATATAGGAGAAGTGCCAGATTATGGGATGACAATGCAGAGCTGCTTTTGCTGATAAGTCCGTGGCAACTGAGACTAGCTTAACAGTTGGATTAATAATTCTCCACTGTTGGTGTTGCAGAAACCGTCGGTTGCAAAGAACGGAGTAGACTCGAAACACAAGGCCCATTTGGAATAGCCGTCCTCGGTTTCTTGGCCGTCTGCTAAATGCTGACTAGGTTTCCTACACAAAACCCTATAACTACTAGTCTCGTCAAATCAGGGCAAATCAGAGAGTTTTTGGCGTTGCCTACCGACCAAGCTCCAGAGCAGAGCCCCCGATACGATCCTCCTTCCCCACCGTATATGACCATATCTCCAGGAGCCTGCCTATCCCTATCTAGGAGTATCCAGTATGAGTCCAGTGCATGTACTGCGTCCCATCCGGCGTCTCTGAATCCGTAACGTAGCACATGACATGACACACCGCACTTGCAACACCTCTTGTATTCTTGCAGGGAGGAGGCTTGGGTGCGTGCAGGTGGTTCCACAGGACAGGACAGGACGTGGACCGATGGAGAGGAGAGGAAAGAGGGAGGGGACAGGGGCACGGTGTACCATCGCTATAGCTAGAATAGTGGCAATTATTGGTATTGGTACGCTGCGTGCCAAACTCGCCATTTGTCGCCTGCCAACCATGGTTATCCTCTCCTCACTCGCCCTAAACACACCAGTATGCAAGTGGATCGGGCCGGCGTGTCAGTGGGTCTCTTAGGGGTCAGAAAATGTAGTACTCCTACTAGCATTCGGCTGGCTACCCTAGCCTGGGCCTGGGCCTGGATGGGTCGTTTTCGTCCTAGATTCACCGTTGGCGCGTGGTACGCAAGGCCTAGTTGCGAGAAAATGACGAACGGATTTGGAGGGGACAGACTTGCGGTGCAAAAGCTGAATCTAACACCAACTCGCATTCCTTCCATTCCAAGTGAGTAGAGCTTAGAATTATCAACTTAATGATTAAGAGACACTAAATTGGCCAGCCTTATTCCTCTGCTCTTTCTACTTAAAAAAagtcttacattatggaacggagggagtacactacACTACCAGCTTCTTGTCCACTAGTAGCATGCTGCGGGCCAGTCAACAGTACCATATGTGGTCTCTATACTGGACTAGTATTTCTCACGACTTCTAAGGCGCCACGCATGCAACTTTGACCCATCTCATCCATGATTATCATAATAATCTACTCAAGTACTATGCTAGTACTGAAGTAGCAAATGAGTCAAGCAAGCAAGAGCGTGGCTTAATTCGTTAGCTTACCGGAACTGCTTGGTGTGCGGGATGCGCTCCTTGAGCTTGCTCTTCTTGGTCGAGGCCCCCTCGATGGCTGCCACCTTGCCCACGTCGATGTCGTAGAGCATGGAGGTGTCGGTGGGCAGCTGGACGCCGCGCTTGCGCCACGCGGCCACGACCACGGCCGCGATCTGGGTCAGCGGGCTCCCGGCCAGCTTCTTGAACCGGTACCTGCGGGTGCCGGCCAGGAACACCACGAGCCCGACGGCGATGGAGGCGGCGCAGGCGCCGTAGCCCCAGGGCCGGCCCAGGTTGTCCTGGACGTAGACGAGCACGGTGACGGCGAGGAGGGAGCCGaggctgatgaagaagaagaaccagtTGAAGAAGCGCATCATCTGCGACTTCTCGGTGCGGTCCGACTCATCGAACTGGTCCGACCCGAAGCCGGAGACGCTCGACTTGAGCCCGCCGGTGCCCAGAGCCGTCAGGTACAGCGCAAGGTACAGCACGCCCAGCTGGGCGCCCGACGCGCGGGAGCAAGTCCCTatcccgccgccctccgccgtgcaCGCCGGCGGCCGCAGCCCCGGCGCCGCCGTTGAGATCGTCAGTATCGTCACGCCCTGCACGTATAGATGCTTCTTGATTACTATCTATCGCAACTTGTAAAACATTATTACTCTACTTAAGAGAGAGATAAAATTCTTCCTTGCAAAAAAAAGATAGTATGGGAAAAATTCAGATTTAATCTCATGCGAATTACTGATCTCCGAATTAAGAGGATGAAGGAGATTTTAAGTAGTAGTCCTAATCATCCACCGTGGCATACGGAGGACCATAGTCCCATACGCGACCTTGGAAGCATATGTTAGACCCATGAATGATGATTAAACAGTGTTGGTTTGGTGGCCGTTCTTTTCACAGCAGTATCGAGTTAATACGTGTGCTCCACTTGTTAAAAAAACAGATTTAAAAGAACTAATTACAGATTGATATTTCTCTTCTTTTGGTTTTGAAGAGTAACTAACAACCTACCACCAAAAGAACGGGATCTTTTATTTAGGAAAAAAAAAGGGGGTCAAGCAGTTAAAACTTGCACGGCGAGGGACGGCAAAGCAGGCAAGCAGCAAAGTCAAAAGGAGGGGGGTACTCACGGATGCCTGGATGGCGGTGAAGATGGCGATGGTGAGGTAGCGGCCGAGGAAGGAgtccgcgacgaagccgccgaggAGGCAGAGCATGAAGGAGGTGCCCATGAAGTTTGTGACGACGTTGGCCGCCTCGGCGTTGCCGACGTGCATCGTGGCCGTGAGGTACGTGACCAGGTTGACCGCGATCCCCAGCGTGGTGAGCCTCTCGTTGAGCTCTGCCACCAGGATCATGGCGGCGGCGCCCCAGCGGCCGGTGGTggaccgggcggcggggcggccgcgGTAGTCCCACGCGTCGCCGAGGACCTCGGCCTGCGCCGCCGCATTGGTCTGGGGGAGAAGGCCTACCATACTTCCCGGCCGGCGGGGAGGATCTGtggtgcgggggcggcggggggctaCCGTTGGCCGGTGTGTATGTATGGGGGTGTGTGTGGCGGGTTGGAGGTGGCGGGCGCGGTATTTATACCCGCGAGCGCGCAACGGCGAGGGTATTCTGGGCAGAATCTCGTGCTTCGCCTTTTggggaagaagaaagagatgatttTATTAGGCTGGGGACTCTCCTCTGGACGAGGGTGATTATATTATATGCAATAATAAGAATGATCTAATCTAAATTATCTGCGGTGAGATAAGGGCGGTTGCGGCTCCTTCCCTTCCCTTCGCTTCCCTGGGAGGATAAGGGAAGGGCAATTGGTTTGGTTTTGTTGGGGTTGTGGGGGTACGTGGACGGTT
Protein-coding regions in this window:
- the LOC123164649 gene encoding protein NRT1/ PTR FAMILY 6.3, whose translation is MVGLLPQTNAAAQAEVLGDAWDYRGRPAARSTTGRWGAAAMILVAELNERLTTLGIAVNLVTYLTATMHVGNAEAANVVTNFMGTSFMLCLLGGFVADSFLGRYLTIAIFTAIQASGVTILTISTAAPGLRPPACTAEGGGIGTCSRASGAQLGVLYLALYLTALGTGGLKSSVSGFGSDQFDESDRTEKSQMMRFFNWFFFFISLGSLLAVTVLVYVQDNLGRPWGYGACAASIAVGLVVFLAGTRRYRFKKLAGSPLTQIAAVVVAAWRKRGVQLPTDTSMLYDIDVGKVAAIEGASTKKSKLKERIPHTKQFRFLDHAAINSDPAGEPTKWQLATLTDVEEVKTVARMLPIWATTIMFWTVYAQMTTFSVSQATTMDRHIGPSFQIPAGSLTVFFVGSILLTVPIYDRIVVPVSRRLNGNPHGLTPLQRIGIGLVLSILAMTSAALVEVKRLRVARDSAVPAGAPVPMTVFWLIPQFFFVGAGEAFTYIGQLDFFLRECPKGMKTMSTGLFLSTLSLGFFVSSALVTVVHKITGDRRPWIADDLNKGELYKFYWLLAGVCLANLVVYLFAARWYKYKAGRPGADGSVNGVEMADAEPCLH